Proteins found in one Coleofasciculus sp. FACHB-1120 genomic segment:
- a CDS encoding SagB/ThcOx family dehydrogenase: protein MPELRVSIAQHYHERTKYDPQTLASKSQGLDWERQPVPFKDYKIGSSYDLKPYLTEIPEALVDEGEKTQAWRRLSRLLFCSYGLTAKVMTMGNPMYLRAAPSAGGLYPAEIYLISRGTPLLPPGLYNYQPQSHSLIHFWDSDAWKALQTACFWHPVLDSTQLCLVTTAVFYRSAWRYQDRAYRRIFLDTGHLLGNIELASALNDYRPHLIGGFVDRAVNELLYLDPKEEAVICAIALADLLDVKQNLPLSPTALPSVTQTDYPNIPDGELLGYCHQATQIEESQQITGKTPIPQDVLQPPTPDDKYNFPFCLKVSTVTTPIDWAANLHDLETTILKRRSTRAYTGEDVTLEELKALLDFTYQPQHYIDQGLDSSPDYFDLNLIETFIAVSGVEGLEEGCYYYAPKAQELRQIRFKNFRQELHYLCLGQDLGRDAGAVLFHTADLKTAVAQYGDRVYRYLHMDAGHLGQRLNLAAIHLGLGVSGIGGFFDNQVNEVLGIPADEAVVYITTLGRPR from the coding sequence ATTGGCTCATCCTATGACCTGAAGCCCTATCTAACAGAAATACCAGAGGCGTTAGTAGATGAGGGCGAAAAAACCCAAGCATGGCGTCGCCTGTCGCGGCTGCTGTTTTGCAGCTATGGCTTGACCGCCAAAGTAATGACAATGGGAAATCCGATGTATCTGCGGGCAGCCCCCTCCGCCGGGGGATTGTACCCAGCGGAGATTTATTTAATTTCCCGTGGGACGCCGCTTTTACCACCTGGACTCTATAACTATCAGCCTCAGAGCCATTCTTTAATACATTTTTGGGACAGTGATGCCTGGAAAGCGCTACAAACAGCTTGTTTTTGGCATCCGGTGTTAGATAGTACCCAATTGTGCCTCGTCACCACAGCCGTCTTCTACCGTTCTGCTTGGCGCTATCAAGACCGAGCTTATCGGCGGATTTTTTTGGATACGGGGCATCTGTTGGGCAATATTGAGCTGGCGAGTGCCCTCAATGACTACCGCCCTCACTTAATTGGGGGGTTTGTGGATCGGGCAGTGAATGAGTTACTTTACCTCGACCCAAAGGAGGAAGCGGTCATTTGCGCGATCGCTCTGGCAGACTTGCTGGATGTGAAACAAAACTTGCCCCTCAGTCCAACTGCATTGCCCTCTGTCACCCAAACAGACTATCCTAATATCCCCGATGGTGAATTGCTCGGTTACTGCCACCAAGCGACGCAGATTGAGGAAAGCCAGCAGATAACTGGCAAGACGCCCATCCCTCAAGATGTCCTGCAACCGCCAACTCCCGATGATAAATACAACTTCCCCTTCTGTCTCAAGGTTTCAACCGTCACGACGCCAATTGATTGGGCAGCAAATTTGCACGACTTGGAAACAACCATTCTCAAGCGGCGCTCGACTCGTGCCTACACGGGTGAAGATGTGACTCTAGAGGAACTGAAAGCTTTACTAGATTTCACCTACCAACCCCAGCACTACATCGACCAAGGTTTAGATAGCTCTCCGGACTATTTTGATTTAAATTTAATCGAAACCTTTATCGCCGTGTCTGGGGTAGAAGGACTGGAGGAAGGCTGCTACTATTACGCACCGAAAGCTCAGGAATTGCGGCAAATCCGCTTTAAAAATTTCCGCCAGGAATTGCACTATCTGTGCTTGGGGCAAGATTTGGGTAGAGATGCGGGAGCAGTGCTATTCCACACAGCAGATTTGAAAACAGCAGTGGCGCAGTATGGCGATCGCGTTTATCGTTATTTACACATGGATGCCGGTCATTTAGGGCAACGGCTGAATTTAGCCGCCATTCACCTCGGTTTAGGCGTCAGCGGCATCGGCGGCTTCTTTGATAACCAGGTGAATGAAGTCTTGGGTATCCCTGCTGATGAAGCAGTTGTGTACATCACCACCTTAGGACGTCCGAGATAA